DNA from Desulfarculus baarsii DSM 2075:
TCGTAGGCGTGGCGCTCCAGGCCCAGCGCATCGGCCACGGCCATGACCCTGGCGATGGTGCGCAGGTTGTGCGTGCCAAAGGCCGGTTTGATGGCGTCGGCGCGGCGCAGCATCACCTCGGCCAGGGCCTCGTAATTGGCGTCGGTGCTGGGTTTGTTGTTCCACACCGGGCTCTTGGCCAGGCCTTGGCCGGCGGCGAGCGCCCTCTCGTGCTCCAGATAGGCCCCCTTGACCAGGCGGATGGGCGCGCGAAAGCCGTGGGCCCGGGCCCAGGTGGCCAGGGCGGCCACGTCTGGGGCCGCATCGCGCAGATAGGCCTGGATCACCACGCCCAAGCGCAAATCACCTTGCCCGTCCAGGGCGAGGGCCCGGTTTTGCTCGACCACCTGGCGAAACAACGCCAAGGTCATGTCCTTGTAGGCGTATTCCTCCATGTCGATGCGGATGAAGACCTTTTTGCCCGGCGCGGCGGCGGCGCGCAACAGCTCGACCAGGGCGGCGGCGATCTCGGCGCGCTTGGCCTGGGCGCGGGCCGAACGGCCCTGGCCATCCAGGGCGGCGTCCAGGTCGTGGACCAGGGCCGAAAGCTTCAGCGAGACGTTGAGATCGTTGACGGACGCTTGGCCGGCCGTGAAGCGGCGGATCAGGTCCAGATAATAGGCCCGGTATTGCCGGGCGTCCTCGGGCGAGAGCGAGGCGTCGCCAACGTTGTCCAAGCTCACCAGCAGGCCCTTGGCCTTTTCCCTGGCCACGAAGGCGAAGATCTTGTCGATCTCGGCGGCCGTCTCCAGCTCGTCGTCATCGTTGTCGACCACCAACAAAAACGGCTCGCACATCCATTTTATGAAGGGCATGAGCCAGGCAAAGGCCCGCCGCGCCGTCCGGCTGTCGCCAAGGGCGGCCAAAAACCAGCCGGTGACGTCGGCCAAGGGGCCCCACATGCTCAGCTTGATCAACGCCATGCGCACGCCCTGATCGCCCGCGGCCCGGCCTTGCAACTGGGCGCGCAGGGCCGCCTCCAGGGCGCCAAGCTGGCTGACCGTGGCCGCTTCCAGGGCGCTCGGGCTCGGCGCGGCCGCCCAGGCCGCCGGCCAGCCACGCCCAGCCAAACCGCCGCCAGCCGCCAGGCCCAGGGCCCCGGCCAGGATCAACGCCAGCAAAAAACCGATCGTCATGCGTTTGAACAACATCGCGCGCCTCGCAAGCAATAATAATCATGGATGACCACCCGGCCATCGCTTGGAGTCTAAATCCGTGGCCGGCCGCCGGGCAACATTATTTGAAGCGCGCCGGCCATGGCCCAGCGCCGGGCCAGGGCATGGGCGCGGTCGATGCTCGCGCGCCCGGTGGTTCGGATTTACCTATTTGCATTATCGGCCCAAATTATAGTTACCTAGGCCAGCGCGGCCTCGCGCGTTGGGTCAACGGCCGTCTCGGCCCGAAAGTCATGGAGAGCGGAAGGTGCTGACAAAAAACGTTTTCGCCACGCGAGGGGGCGTCATCGGCGTGGGCGCGGTCATCGGCGTGCTGGCGGCGCTGCTGCAATATTGGGGCAACCCCGGCAACATGGGCGTGTGCGTGGCCTGCTTCGAGCGCGACATCGCCGGCGCGGTGGGTTTGCATCAGGCGGCGGTGGTGCAATACATGCGCCCGGAGATCATCGGTTTCGTGCTGGGCGCGCTGATCGCGGCGATGGCTTTTGGCGAGTTCCGGCCGCGCGGCGGCTCGGCCCCACTGGCGCGCTTCTTTTTGGGCGCTTTCGCCATGATCGGCGCGCTGGTCTTTTTGGGCTGCCCGTGGCGGGCCCTTTTGCGCCTGGCCGGCGGCGACGGCAACGCCCTGCTGGGCCTGGCCGGGTTGATCGTGGGCATTGGCCTGGGCACGATTTTTCTGCGGCGCGGCTACAACCTGGGCCGGGCGCAAAAATCGCCGGCGGCGGTGGGCCTGCTGTTGCCCATTCTGATGGCCGGCTTTTTGGTTTTGATGTTCATCTACCCCCAGGTGGCCGAGCAGGACAAATCCGGCGTGCTGTTCTATAGCCTCAAGGGGCCGGGCGCCATGCACGCGCCGCTTTTGGTCTCGCTGGTCGTGGGCCTGGCCGTGGGCTTTCTGGCCCAGCGCAGCCGGTTTTGCACCATGGGCGCTTTCCGCGATCTGATCCTTTTCCGCCAGCCCCATCTTTTCTGGGGCGTGCTGGCCCTTCTGGTCTTCGCCTTCGGGTCCAACCTGGCCCTGGGCCAGTTCAAGGCCGGCTTCGAGGGCCAGCCGGTGGCCCACACCATGGGTCTGTGGAACTTTTTGGGCATGTTGTTGGCCGGGCTGGCCTTTGTGCTGGCCGGCGGTTGCCCCGGTCGGCAGTTGTTTTTGGCCGGCGAGGGCGATGGCGACGCGGCGGTGTTCGTGCTGGGCATGATCGTGGGCGCGGCCTTTGCCCACAACTTCGGCCTGGCCTCCTCGCCGGCGGGCATCGGGCCCCACGGCATGGCCGCGGTGGCGGTGGGCCTGGCGGTGTGCTTGTATCTGGGCTTCGCCATGCGCGGGGCCAAGGCCGCCTGAGCGGCCGGCCATGCTAAGGAGCTGAAAAATGAGCCAAGAGATCGACGCGCGGGGGCTGTCCTGCCCCCAGCCGGTGATATTGACCCTGGAGGCGCTCAAGAAAATGAGCGGCGGCCAGTTGGAAGTTCTGGTCGACACCGACACCTCGGTGGAAAACGTCTCGCGGGCGGCGACCAGCCAGGGCTGGCGAGTGGAGGCCGTTGGCCAAGAGGCCGATTGCTATCGCCTGAGCCTGGCCAAAGGCTAGGGGCTTGGGCCTATTCAAGGCGGTCAAGCAGGCCCTGGCCGGACGGGTCGAACCCGGCCGGAGCCTGGGCCGCCATGGCATCTTGGTCTACGCCAACACCAGCGAGGTGATCCGCGCCGAGGCGGCGCTGAAAGAGGCCGGCTGGCTGGTCAGCGTCAAGGGCCCGCCGCCCGAGCTGCGCACCGGCTGCGACTTGGTCATCGAGTTCCCGCTGGTCGAGGAGCTGGCCATCCTGCGTCTGTTGGACCAGGCCGGCCTGACGCCGCTGCAAAGCGCGCCGGTGGACGGCCCGCTGCTGCGGCCGGTGGATCTGTTCCAAACCGTGGATTACGGCCGGCACCTGATGATCCGCGCCGCCAACATGAAGCTGACCGTGGAGAAACAAAGCCGACGCATCGTCAACGTCTCGGGCGGCGGCTGCCCGGACGTGCCCTATCTGGCCCAGGAGATGATCGGCAAGACCCTCGACGAGGCCCCCAGCCCCCGCCAGATCGGTCACACCCTCTGCGGCTACGCCCTGCAACTGGCCTTCGAGGAGATGCAAAGGCGATGCTAGCGGTGGCAGGCGCCATCCCCTGGCCGGAACTGCCCGTGGTCGAAGGCCTGGCCACGCTGGATGGCCCGCGTCTGCTGATCGACGCGCGGCCCGTGGCCGCGGTGGCCCGGGGCACGGCCGCCCTGTTGGCCGCGGCCGTGAGCGCCAGCCAGGCCTTGGGTGGCCCGCCGGTGATGGCCCATCTGGTCGGCGACATCGGCGCGGGCCAGGGCAGCCGGGCGCTCTACGCCCATCTGGCCCGGATCCTGCCAGAACGGCAATACGCCGCGCTGGTGTTTCACTATCTGCAACCCGACGTGGATTGGCACGGGCGGGTGCTTCTGGCCGTGGAGCAGATGCGGCCCCGACCGCTGTTGATCGCCGACGCCGGATTCATGTACGCCGCCAAGATGGGCGGCATGGCCCCCAGCTACGACCTGTTCACCCCCGACGCCGGCGAGTTGGCCTTTCTGGCCGACGAGGCCGCGCCGCACCCCTTTTACACCCGTGGCTTCATCCTGCACGAGGAGGCCCAGGCCCCGGCCCTGATCGCCCGGGCCCATGCCCACGGCAACGCCGCCCGGCATCTGCTGGTCAAGGGCCGAAAGGATTATCTGGCCAGCGGGCCGGAGGCCATCGAAGCCCTGCCCGGCCCCGATTGCCCCGTGCTGGAGTGCGTGGGCGGCACCGGCGACACCCTCACCGGCCTGGCCGCGGCGTTGCTGGCCGCCGGCCAGCCCATGGCCCGCGCCGCCCGTTTGGCCGCCCTGACCAACCGCCTGGCCGGCCAACTGGCCAACCCCACGCCCGCCAGCCAGATCGGCGAGATCATCGCGCGCATCCCCGCCGCCCTGGCCCTGGCGCTGCGGCAAATCCCGGCATGAGCCAAGGCGAGGCAAAACAAGGCCTCTCGGGGCAAAGCATCGTGCTGGACGTGATTTATCAACACCGCCAGACCGAGGCCGTATTCAAGGACTATGAGCGCCAAACCGGCCGCTGCATCTGCTGCCAATCGCTTTTCGACACCCTGGAGCAGGCCGCCCAGGCCCACGGCCTGGATCT
Protein-coding regions in this window:
- a CDS encoding DUF3343 domain-containing protein gives rise to the protein MGLFKAVKQALAGRVEPGRSLGRHGILVYANTSEVIRAEAALKEAGWLVSVKGPPPELRTGCDLVIEFPLVEELAILRLLDQAGLTPLQSAPVDGPLLRPVDLFQTVDYGRHLMIRAANMKLTVEKQSRRIVNVSGGGCPDVPYLAQEMIGKTLDEAPSPRQIGHTLCGYALQLAFEEMQRRC
- the yedE gene encoding YedE family putative selenium transporter, which encodes MTKNVFATRGGVIGVGAVIGVLAALLQYWGNPGNMGVCVACFERDIAGAVGLHQAAVVQYMRPEIIGFVLGALIAAMAFGEFRPRGGSAPLARFFLGAFAMIGALVFLGCPWRALLRLAGGDGNALLGLAGLIVGIGLGTIFLRRGYNLGRAQKSPAAVGLLLPILMAGFLVLMFIYPQVAEQDKSGVLFYSLKGPGAMHAPLLVSLVVGLAVGFLAQRSRFCTMGAFRDLILFRQPHLFWGVLALLVFAFGSNLALGQFKAGFEGQPVAHTMGLWNFLGMLLAGLAFVLAGGCPGRQLFLAGEGDGDAAVFVLGMIVGAAFAHNFGLASSPAGIGPHGMAAVAVGLAVCLYLGFAMRGAKAA
- a CDS encoding proline dehydrogenase family protein; amino-acid sequence: MLFKRMTIGFLLALILAGALGLAAGGGLAGRGWPAAWAAAPSPSALEAATVSQLGALEAALRAQLQGRAAGDQGVRMALIKLSMWGPLADVTGWFLAALGDSRTARRAFAWLMPFIKWMCEPFLLVVDNDDDELETAAEIDKIFAFVAREKAKGLLVSLDNVGDASLSPEDARQYRAYYLDLIRRFTAGQASVNDLNVSLKLSALVHDLDAALDGQGRSARAQAKRAEIAAALVELLRAAAAPGKKVFIRIDMEEYAYKDMTLALFRQVVEQNRALALDGQGDLRLGVVIQAYLRDAAPDVAALATWARAHGFRAPIRLVKGAYLEHERALAAGQGLAKSPVWNNKPSTDANYEALAEVMLRRADAIKPAFGTHNLRTIARVMAVADALGLERHAYELQMLHGMGDPIKRVVVDAGRLMREYVPAGTLARGLKYAGRRFAELAGGQNALARSMRGDFSVFAGAPAFEGEQDIIDGRATLALLAQTRAGH
- a CDS encoding NAD(P)H-hydrate dehydratase — translated: MLAVAGAIPWPELPVVEGLATLDGPRLLIDARPVAAVARGTAALLAAAVSASQALGGPPVMAHLVGDIGAGQGSRALYAHLARILPERQYAALVFHYLQPDVDWHGRVLLAVEQMRPRPLLIADAGFMYAAKMGGMAPSYDLFTPDAGELAFLADEAAPHPFYTRGFILHEEAQAPALIARAHAHGNAARHLLVKGRKDYLASGPEAIEALPGPDCPVLECVGGTGDTLTGLAAALLAAGQPMARAARLAALTNRLAGQLANPTPASQIGEIIARIPAALALALRQIPA
- a CDS encoding sulfurtransferase TusA family protein codes for the protein MSQEIDARGLSCPQPVILTLEALKKMSGGQLEVLVDTDTSVENVSRAATSQGWRVEAVGQEADCYRLSLAKG